Proteins from one Oscillatoria nigro-viridis PCC 7112 genomic window:
- the kdpF gene encoding K(+)-transporting ATPase subunit F, protein MKRNDLLKDIFPTDFQEIIELAQMLWQRHPIPVHLFLVMCFNAIIAPAVYAVGGEDLTRKAVWGLSLLGLVIIALSIYLFVVIFHPERF, encoded by the coding sequence ATGAAACGGAATGATTTGCTGAAGGATATTTTTCCCACAGATTTCCAAGAAATTATTGAGTTAGCGCAAATGCTTTGGCAGCGCCACCCAATCCCGGTACATCTATTTCTGGTAATGTGTTTCAATGCGATAATTGCCCCCGCTGTTTACGCGGTTGGGGGTGAAGATTTGACGCGAAAAGCGGTCTGGGGTTTAAGTCTCCTGGGTTTGGTGATTATCGCCCTTTCTATTTACCTGTTTGTAGTCATCTTTCATCCGGAAAGATTTTAG
- a CDS encoding response regulator transcription factor, which produces MKPAYPLRILLVEDDELFRLGLKTRLQQESCLQVIAEAEDGETAVEMTQEHLPDVVVLDVGLPGIGGIEACRQIKQRHPAIPVLILTSHSQKSLIERLIAAGAQGYCLKGIAAETLVWAIRSVAAGASWWDQVATAEIRAVFANPEPVKVGSKSEVLENPLTKREQEILALVAAGKSNQEIAQILYIAPGTVRVHVHAILQKLEVRDRTQAAVLAIQKGLVAEEFLAIEP; this is translated from the coding sequence ATGAAACCAGCTTATCCCTTGCGAATTCTCCTAGTTGAAGACGACGAACTGTTTCGGTTGGGACTGAAAACGCGGTTGCAGCAAGAAAGTTGCTTGCAAGTAATTGCCGAGGCAGAAGATGGCGAAACAGCAGTAGAAATGACTCAGGAACACTTACCAGATGTGGTAGTTCTTGATGTCGGTTTGCCGGGAATTGGCGGTATTGAAGCGTGCCGCCAAATTAAACAGCGACATCCAGCAATTCCAGTTTTAATTTTAACATCTCATTCTCAAAAATCCTTAATTGAAAGATTAATTGCTGCCGGTGCCCAGGGATATTGCCTCAAGGGAATTGCGGCGGAAACTTTGGTTTGGGCAATTCGATCGGTAGCAGCGGGTGCTTCGTGGTGGGATCAGGTGGCAACTGCGGAAATTCGGGCGGTTTTTGCTAATCCTGAACCTGTGAAAGTTGGTTCAAAATCAGAAGTTTTGGAAAATCCGCTGACGAAGCGAGAACAGGAAATATTAGCTTTAGTTGCGGCGGGGAAAAGCAATCAGGAAATTGCACAAATATTGTACATTGCTCCGGGGACTGTGCGGGTTCACGTACACGCGATTTTGCAAAAGTTAGAAGTGCGCGATCGCACTCAAGCTGCTGTACTCGCAATTCAGAAAGGATTGGTTGCTGAAGAATTTTTGGCGATCGAACCCTAA
- the kdpA gene encoding potassium-transporting ATPase subunit KdpA, producing MLEGLIQIALTLIIVVAIAPIFGNYMARVYMGEPTILDPAIKPVEQLIYKASNIRSVDSMTGWQYTRSLLYSNAAMGIFVYLIFMLQGVLPLNATSLSAPTWDTALHTTISFLTNTDQQHYSGETTFTYLSQLTLGFLMFTSAATGLAVGIAFIRGLTGRPLGNFYIDLIQSITRILLPISLIIALLLLMSGVPETLAGPAVARTLEGDTQIIARGPVAHFESIKQLGENGGGFFAINSAHPFENPNPFTNLLETLGMVSIPAAMIHTYGRFANNKKQGWLIFWMVFGIYVILIGIAAFGEYGGNPQINNLLGSQQPNLEGKEVRFGWAETALWAVTTTGTMCGAVNGMHDSLMPPGGFATLFNLFLQIVWGGQGTGTAYLFIYSILSVFLTGLMVGRTPEFLGRKIEKREIVLASVVLLIHPIAVLIPGAISLAFTDSLSGISNQGFHGISQVMYEYASAAANNGSGFEGLADSQPAPTGLWWNLSTCFSLLLGRYVPIIALLLLADSMTKKQLVPETTGTLRTDSVLFTSVTAGVIIILGALTFFPVLALGPIAEGYEISSGKFEPTPITAPPLATPSPLATPSPEATTPTPNSGQ from the coding sequence ATGCTTGAAGGATTAATTCAAATCGCATTAACGCTAATCATTGTAGTAGCGATCGCCCCTATTTTTGGTAATTACATGGCGCGGGTGTACATGGGAGAACCAACCATTCTCGACCCCGCTATTAAACCTGTAGAACAACTAATCTATAAAGCCAGCAATATCCGGTCTGTAGATTCCATGACAGGCTGGCAATATACCCGATCGCTACTTTACAGCAATGCAGCAATGGGCATATTTGTTTATTTGATTTTCATGCTTCAGGGAGTGCTGCCTTTAAATGCCACCAGCCTAAGCGCCCCAACCTGGGATACTGCGCTGCACACAACTATTTCCTTCCTCACAAATACCGACCAACAGCATTACTCCGGGGAGACAACATTCACTTATTTATCCCAGTTAACTCTGGGTTTTTTAATGTTTACCTCAGCCGCTACCGGTTTAGCAGTAGGTATTGCTTTTATCCGGGGCTTAACCGGCCGTCCCTTGGGCAACTTTTACATCGATTTAATTCAATCAATCACCAGGATTCTGCTACCAATTTCTTTGATAATTGCCTTACTTTTGCTGATGTCGGGAGTGCCAGAAACCCTAGCAGGGCCGGCAGTTGCCCGTACATTAGAAGGCGACACGCAAATAATTGCTCGCGGCCCAGTTGCTCACTTTGAAAGTATCAAACAACTGGGAGAAAATGGCGGCGGATTTTTTGCCATCAACTCGGCTCATCCCTTTGAAAATCCCAACCCTTTTACCAACCTGCTGGAAACACTAGGAATGGTTTCTATACCAGCAGCGATGATTCACACCTACGGCAGATTTGCCAACAACAAAAAACAGGGATGGCTGATTTTTTGGATGGTGTTTGGCATCTACGTTATCTTGATTGGCATTGCAGCATTTGGCGAGTACGGCGGCAACCCTCAAATTAATAATTTACTGGGTTCGCAGCAGCCAAATTTAGAAGGCAAAGAAGTTAGGTTTGGCTGGGCAGAGACTGCACTTTGGGCGGTGACTACCACTGGCACAATGTGCGGTGCGGTCAACGGGATGCACGATTCTTTAATGCCTCCCGGTGGTTTTGCTACTCTGTTTAATTTGTTTCTACAAATCGTTTGGGGCGGACAAGGAACGGGAACGGCTTACTTATTTATTTACTCAATTTTGAGCGTATTTCTCACCGGATTAATGGTGGGGAGAACGCCGGAGTTTTTGGGACGCAAAATTGAAAAACGAGAAATTGTTTTAGCCAGCGTTGTTTTGTTAATTCACCCGATCGCAGTTTTAATCCCGGGTGCCATTTCCCTCGCCTTTACCGACAGTTTGAGCGGCATCAGCAACCAGGGATTTCACGGCATTTCCCAGGTGATGTACGAATACGCTTCGGCCGCCGCTAACAACGGTTCTGGTTTTGAAGGATTGGCTGACTCTCAACCCGCGCCCACAGGACTTTGGTGGAATTTAAGCACCTGTTTTAGCCTGCTGTTGGGGCGCTACGTTCCAATTATTGCCCTGCTGCTTTTAGCTGACAGCATGACGAAGAAACAACTGGTTCCCGAAACAACCGGCACTCTCAGAACCGATTCAGTTTTGTTCACCAGCGTCACCGCAGGAGTAATCATAATTCTGGGCGCGCTGACATTTTTCCCAGTTCTAGCTTTAGGGCCAATTGCCGAAGGATATGAAATTAGCAGCGGCAAGTTTGAACCCACACCGATAACTGCGCCGCCTTTAGCAACACCTTCGCCTTTAGCAACACCTTCGCCTGAAGCGACAACGCCGACACCAAACAGCGGACAGTAG
- the kdpB gene encoding potassium-transporting ATPase subunit KdpB — protein MASSNTPDSPKRPARGSRESRKHTPKANTKGLYQRAFKQAFVKLNPQVMLKNPVMFVVWVGTIVTALLTIDPTLFGPVPGENQRVFNGLVTFILFFTLVFANFAEAIAEGRGKAQADALRSTKADTTARKLLPDGSIQEVSSTSLRRGDQIKVIAGDVIPADGEVIAGVASVDESAITGESAPVLKEPGSDIASSVTGGTRILSDELTLRVMADPGKGFLDRMIALVEGAERSKTPNEIALTVLLAVLTLVFLIVVSTIPPVGNYVKTPVGVVTLISLLVALIPTTIGGLLSAIGIAGMDRVAQFNVIATSGRAVEACGDVNTLILDKTGTITLGNRLAEEFIPVNGHSLQEVAQVALDASVFDDTPEGKSIVRLAHNLGAQVDFDRTNAAGLDFSAKTRMSGTDLPDGTEVRKGAVDAVKGFVRSRGGNFGPDLDAAYERVSRLGGTPLAVCQGSDTYGIIYLKDVIKPGIRDRFDQLRKMGIRTIMLTGDNRITASVIADEAGVDDFIAEATPEDKIDVIRKQQAEGKLVAMTGDGTNDAPALAQANVGLAMNSGTQAAKEAANMVDLDSDPTKLIDLVTIGKQLLITRGALTTFSLANDIAKYFAIIPAMFAPVGALNVMGLASGQSAVLSALVYNALIIPALIPLALTGVKFRPLTANQLLQRNILIYGLGGAVAPFIAIKVIDILIAAVGLA, from the coding sequence ATGGCTTCTTCCAATACTCCTGATTCCCCAAAAAGACCTGCTAGAGGCTCTCGCGAGTCTCGCAAGCACACGCCGAAAGCAAATACAAAAGGCCTTTATCAAAGAGCTTTTAAACAAGCTTTTGTCAAGCTAAACCCGCAGGTAATGCTGAAAAATCCGGTGATGTTTGTGGTGTGGGTTGGCACAATTGTGACTGCATTATTAACGATCGACCCGACGCTGTTCGGCCCGGTTCCCGGCGAAAATCAGAGAGTTTTCAACGGTTTAGTCACGTTTATTTTGTTCTTTACTTTGGTATTTGCTAATTTTGCCGAAGCGATAGCAGAAGGGCGCGGGAAAGCGCAAGCAGATGCCCTGCGATCGACCAAAGCCGACACAACAGCCCGCAAACTCCTACCAGACGGTTCAATTCAAGAAGTTAGTTCGACATCCCTGAGACGCGGCGACCAAATTAAAGTGATCGCAGGCGATGTCATTCCTGCCGACGGCGAAGTGATCGCAGGTGTCGCCTCTGTAGACGAATCTGCGATCACTGGCGAATCGGCACCGGTCCTCAAGGAACCGGGTTCGGACATCGCCAGTTCCGTTACCGGCGGGACGCGCATCCTTTCCGACGAACTGACGCTGCGGGTGATGGCCGATCCGGGTAAGGGGTTTTTGGACAGGATGATCGCGCTGGTGGAGGGGGCCGAAAGGTCGAAAACGCCGAACGAGATCGCGCTGACGGTGCTGCTGGCGGTGCTGACTCTGGTGTTTTTGATTGTGGTTTCGACGATTCCGCCCGTGGGAAATTACGTGAAAACCCCTGTGGGCGTGGTGACGCTGATTTCGCTGCTGGTGGCGCTGATTCCAACAACCATTGGAGGTTTGCTGAGCGCGATCGGCATTGCGGGGATGGATCGCGTCGCTCAGTTTAACGTGATAGCGACCTCTGGACGCGCCGTGGAGGCTTGCGGCGACGTGAATACGCTGATTTTGGACAAAACGGGGACGATCACGCTGGGGAACCGTTTAGCCGAGGAATTCATTCCGGTCAACGGTCATTCACTGCAAGAAGTGGCGCAGGTAGCCTTGGATGCCAGCGTGTTTGACGATACTCCAGAGGGAAAGTCGATCGTCCGTTTGGCTCACAATTTGGGCGCACAGGTGGATTTCGATCGCACCAACGCCGCCGGGCTTGATTTTTCCGCAAAAACGCGGATGTCTGGCACGGATTTGCCCGATGGGACGGAGGTTCGCAAGGGTGCGGTGGACGCGGTGAAGGGTTTTGTGCGATCGCGCGGCGGCAATTTCGGGCCGGATCTCGATGCAGCTTACGAGCGAGTTTCCCGCTTGGGAGGCACACCCTTAGCTGTTTGTCAAGGTAGCGACACCTACGGCATTATCTATTTAAAAGATGTCATCAAACCGGGAATTCGCGATCGATTTGACCAACTGCGAAAAATGGGAATTCGCACCATTATGCTCACCGGAGATAACCGAATTACAGCATCAGTAATTGCCGATGAAGCAGGCGTTGACGACTTCATTGCCGAAGCAACTCCCGAGGACAAAATCGACGTAATTCGCAAGCAACAAGCCGAGGGCAAATTAGTCGCAATGACCGGAGACGGAACCAACGACGCACCCGCACTAGCGCAAGCAAACGTAGGACTGGCGATGAATTCTGGAACCCAAGCCGCGAAAGAAGCAGCGAACATGGTGGACTTAGATTCTGACCCTACCAAACTAATTGACTTAGTGACAATTGGCAAACAATTGCTGATTACTCGCGGCGCGCTGACCACATTTTCCCTAGCCAACGATATCGCTAAATATTTTGCAATTATTCCGGCAATGTTTGCCCCGGTTGGCGCTTTAAACGTGATGGGTTTAGCCAGCGGTCAATCGGCGGTTTTGTCAGCATTAGTTTACAATGCTTTGATTATTCCCGCTTTAATTCCCTTAGCATTAACCGGGGTAAAATTTCGACCGCTGACTGCAAATCAACTGTTGCAGCGGAACATTTTAATCTACGGATTGGGAGGAGCAGTCGCGCCGTTTATTGCTATCAAAGTTATTGATATTTTGATTGCCGCCGTTGGGCTAGCATAG
- a CDS encoding sensor histidine kinase: protein MLNSLLKITDNQAIQEKYLRGRWSIAILFAIVVVLEFTTPSEYLFGYLYTGPILLANSRLSRLGKLQITLVSAALTLLNLFVPHGEAIALATVANRSIAVMALGVTGYLSDRNQQYQETIAIAKAELQSQQQLASIREDFVSTLSHDLKTPMLGAIETIKAFQEAKFGNVTASQQKVLETMARSHKMSLQLVETLLDVYRNDAEGLKLQLAPVNLVALAEEVIATLIHLSAARRVYISMSYGESDFRRSLWVNGDAVQLQRVFVNLLTNGINHSPRGGKVEIVMESYSSYQVVKVIDSGLGITADELPHLFERFYQGNGDRQAKGSGLGLYLSRQIIDAHGGIIWAENKLPHGALFGFRLPAIPQT from the coding sequence ATGTTAAACAGCTTATTGAAAATCACAGACAACCAGGCAATTCAAGAGAAGTATTTGCGGGGGAGGTGGTCGATCGCAATTTTATTTGCGATCGTTGTAGTGCTGGAATTTACTACGCCGTCGGAGTATCTGTTTGGGTATTTGTACACAGGGCCGATTTTGCTGGCCAATTCGCGCTTGAGTCGGTTGGGTAAGTTGCAAATTACGCTGGTATCGGCAGCTTTGACTCTGTTAAATTTGTTTGTTCCTCATGGAGAAGCGATCGCCCTAGCAACTGTAGCAAATAGATCGATCGCAGTCATGGCTTTAGGGGTGACGGGATATTTGAGCGATCGCAACCAGCAGTACCAAGAGACGATCGCGATCGCTAAAGCTGAGTTGCAGTCGCAGCAGCAGCTAGCAAGCATCCGGGAAGATTTTGTCTCTACTTTGAGTCACGACTTGAAAACGCCGATGCTGGGGGCGATTGAAACAATTAAAGCTTTTCAAGAAGCCAAATTTGGGAATGTCACCGCCAGCCAGCAAAAAGTTCTCGAAACAATGGCGCGATCGCACAAAATGTCACTACAATTAGTAGAAACGCTGCTGGATGTCTACCGCAACGATGCCGAAGGTTTAAAACTGCAACTTGCGCCCGTAAATTTAGTAGCTTTGGCAGAAGAAGTAATCGCAACACTCATCCATTTGTCGGCGGCGCGCCGAGTTTACATTAGTATGAGTTACGGAGAGTCAGATTTCCGTCGCTCTTTGTGGGTAAATGGCGATGCGGTGCAACTCCAGCGCGTTTTTGTTAATCTGCTAACAAACGGAATTAACCATTCTCCTCGCGGCGGTAAAGTAGAAATTGTTATGGAATCTTATTCGAGTTATCAGGTGGTGAAAGTTATCGATAGCGGCTTGGGAATTACTGCCGATGAACTGCCCCACTTGTTCGAGCGTTTTTATCAAGGAAACGGCGATCGGCAAGCCAAAGGATCGGGATTAGGATTATACTTATCCCGCCAAATCATTGACGCCCACGGCGGTATAATTTGGGCAGAAAATAAATTGCCACACGGTGCTTTATTTGGATTCCGACTCCCTGCTATCCCACAGACATGA
- the kdpC gene encoding K(+)-transporting ATPase subunit C: MREIIRTLRLTLVLWGITAIIYPLILLVIGQIAFNSQANGSLITKQGVVVGSSLIGQPFRSDKYFWSRPSTTNYSSFATADYDPTKGDNSSQRTGVSGASNLAPSNSDLLKRGNEKEGFQGVQVELDRLNKAGIKPTADLVYTSGSSLDPHISIEAARSQIQRIATVRSLNLNQVEMLVAKNTEGRFLGIFGEPGVNVLQLNLALDRLQ, encoded by the coding sequence ATGAGAGAAATAATTAGAACCCTTCGGCTTACCCTCGTTTTGTGGGGAATTACAGCCATTATTTACCCTTTAATCTTGCTAGTAATTGGTCAAATTGCCTTCAACTCGCAGGCAAACGGCAGCTTAATTACTAAGCAAGGAGTTGTCGTGGGTTCCTCGTTAATCGGTCAACCTTTCAGATCGGATAAATATTTTTGGAGCCGCCCCAGCACAACAAATTATAGCAGCTTTGCGACCGCAGATTACGACCCCACAAAGGGAGACAATTCCAGTCAAAGAACAGGCGTTTCGGGAGCTAGCAACCTTGCTCCCAGCAACTCTGATTTGCTGAAGCGAGGTAATGAGAAAGAGGGTTTTCAGGGGGTGCAAGTTGAATTAGATCGCCTCAACAAAGCTGGTATCAAACCGACTGCTGATTTAGTTTACACCTCTGGTTCTAGCCTAGATCCGCACATTAGCATAGAGGCAGCTCGATCGCAAATTCAGCGGATAGCAACAGTGCGATCGCTCAATCTCAATCAAGTAGAGATGTTGGTAGCTAAAAATACAGAGGGCAGATTTCTTGGCATTTTCGGTGAACCGGGAGTTAACGTCCTCCAACTGAATTTGGCTCTCGACCGTTTACAATAG